The Jiangella alba genome includes the window GCGTCGTCCGGCCTCCGTTCTCCGGACGATCCGCATCACCCCGACAGTCATCACCCCCGGTTACCCACGGGTTCCCGGGGCAAACCGGCCGAACGGCCCGGGATCAGGGCTCGTCGGGCAACCGCCCCGTGGCGATGACCCGTTCGGCGACGACACGCAGCTTGACGTTGCTGTTGCGGGAGTAGCGGCGCAGGACGGCGAACGCGCGGTCGGCGTCGAGGCCGTACCGCTCCATGAGGATGCCCTGGGCCAGCCCGATGAGGTGCCGGGCGCCGATGGCCTGGCGCAGTCCGTGCTCCTCGCGCGCCGACGCGAGCGCGACCGAGGCGTGCCGGGCGAAGATCTCCGCGACGTCGGTGTCGTCGTCGTCGAACATGCCCGGCCGGTGGCCGTAGAGGTTGAGCGTGCCGAGCGTGGTGTTGCCGGTGCGCAGGCACACCGACAGCACGCTGCACAGGCCGAGGTCGGCGGCCTGCGGGCCCCACGCCGGCCAGCGCGGCTCGGCGGCGGTGTCGTCGATCAGGATGGACGTGCGGGTGTCGATGGCCGCCCGGCTCGGTCCCTCGCCGAGGGCGGTCTGCAGTTCGTCGGCCTTGCCGACCCGCGGGTCGGTGGCGACGGCGGTCTCGAGACGCCCGCCGCCGCGCTGCAGCATCAGGCCGGCGTCGTCGCAGACGGTGGCCTGCTGTGCGTACTCGACCACCCGCTCGAGCGTCTGCTCGACGTCGGGCTCGTCGTGCAGCGCGAGCGCCATCTCGGCGAAGTCGCCAGCATCAGGTTCGGTCACACCCGTCCTCCGCCACTCGAGCCCCTACCGGGCCATCATCCTCCCCGAGCGGGTCGGCAGTGTCGATCCTCCCCCATCGGGTACGCACCGGAACATGGTGGGCAACGGTGATCTGCGACCGCACGCAGTGGTCACTGGCGGGGCGGGGTTCCTCGGCTCGCACCTGTGCGACGCGCTGCTGGCGTCCGGGCACCGCGTCACCTGCGTCGACAACTTCGAGACCGGCCGCTCGGCGAACGTCCGGCACCTCGCGGACGAGCCGGAATTCGCGCTGCTCCGGCGCGATCTCAACGACGAGCTGGACGGCGAGCTGCCCGGACCGGTCGACGTCGTCTTCCACCTCGCGGCGCCGGCCGCGCCCAGCGACTACCTGATCGACCCGGTCGCGACGATGCGCAGCGCCAGCGCGGGCACGTTGAACGCGCTCGACCTCGCCCGCTCCCGGTCGGCCCGGTTCGTACTGGCGTCGACGTCGGAGGTGTACGGACCAGCCGGCGACGTGCCCAGCCGCGAGGACCACGTCGGCCAGGTCGACCCCGCCGACGGCTACGGCGCCTACTACGAGTCACGCCGGTTCGCCGAGGCCCTGACGACCGCCTACCGCACGACGTACGCGCTGCGGACGGCGATCGGGCGCATCTTCAACACCTACGGGCCGCGGATGCGCCTGGACGACGGCGGCGTGGTGTCGCGGTTCATCCGGCAGGCACTGGCCGGCGCGCCGCTGACCGTGCCCGGGCCCGGCACCCAGACCCGCTCCCTGTGCTACGTCGACGACGCGGTCGCCGGCATGCTGGCGCTGGCCGAGGGCGGCTACCCGGGGCCGGTGAACATCGGCAGCCCGGAGGCGGTGCCGGTGTACACGATCGCCCAGGAGGTCGCGGAGATCGCC containing:
- a CDS encoding NAD-dependent epimerase/dehydratase family protein, which produces MVGNGDLRPHAVVTGGAGFLGSHLCDALLASGHRVTCVDNFETGRSANVRHLADEPEFALLRRDLNDELDGELPGPVDVVFHLAAPAAPSDYLIDPVATMRSASAGTLNALDLARSRSARFVLASTSEVYGPAGDVPSREDHVGQVDPADGYGAYYESRRFAEALTTAYRTTYALRTAIGRIFNTYGPRMRLDDGGVVSRFIRQALAGAPLTVPGPGTQTRSLCYVDDAVAGMLALAEGGYPGPVNIGSPEAVPVYTIAQEVAEIAGPAAEIVFVEPPTVDSRARRPDITLAAQLLDWRPRTSVHDGLAATLASFRRGKLRRA
- a CDS encoding GAF and ANTAR domain-containing protein gives rise to the protein MTEPDAGDFAEMALALHDEPDVEQTLERVVEYAQQATVCDDAGLMLQRGGGRLETAVATDPRVGKADELQTALGEGPSRAAIDTRTSILIDDTAAEPRWPAWGPQAADLGLCSVLSVCLRTGNTTLGTLNLYGHRPGMFDDDDTDVAEIFARHASVALASAREEHGLRQAIGARHLIGLAQGILMERYGLDADRAFAVLRRYSRNSNVKLRVVAERVIATGRLPDEP